GTTGATGAACAGAGCGCACGAGCCGCAGATGCCCTCGCGGCAGTCGTGGTCGAAGGCCACCGGGTCCTGCCCCTGGTGCAGCAGGTCCTCGTTGAGCACATCGAGCATTTCCAGAAACGACATATCGGGCGAAATGCCTTTCACGTCGTAGTCCACTACCCGGCCCTCCGTTTGGCGATTAGGCTGGCGCCACACGCGAAGCTTGAGGTTCATGGGTTTAGCATTGGGGTTACTTCCGGCCATTTTCTTTGAGTCAAAAACTATGAATTAAAAATTGTGAGTTGACAAGCGGATTACCAAAGCCAATTCGTAATTCTCAGTTAAATTATTTATAGCTGCGCTGGGTGAGCTTCACGTTCTCAAACACCAGTTCTTCCTTGTTGAGGCGCTCGGGCTGGTTTTCGCCCATATATTCCCAAGCTGCCACGTAGGCGTACTCGTCGTCGCGGCGCAGGGCCTCGCCTTCCTCCGTAGCGTATTCCTCGCGGAAGTGGCCGCCGCAGCTTTCGTTGCGGTCCAGGGCATCGTCTACCATGAGCTCGCCTAGCTCGATGAAATCGGCCACGCGGCTGGCTTTTTCCAGCGCCTGGTTCATTTCCTCGCCGGTGCCCACCACCTTCACATCCTGCCAGAACTCCTTGCGCAGCTTGGCAATTTCGGCCTTAGCGTAGCGCAGGCCCTCGGCGTTGCGGGCCATGCCGCAATATTCCCACATAAGGTGGCCGAGTTTTTTGTGAAACTCATCCGGCGTGCGGTTGCCCTTGATGCTGAGCAGCTGCTCCACGCGGGCCTGCACGCCCGCCTTGGCCTCGGCGAAGGCCGGGTGGTCGGTGGTAACCGGCTTGGGGGGGGTAGCAGCCAGTTGGTCACCAATGGTGTATGGGATAACGAAGTAGCCATCAGCCAAGCCCTGCATGAGCGCCGAAGCACCCAGGCGGTTCGCGCCGTGGTCTGAGAAATTGCACTCGCCGGCCGCATAGAGGCCCGGAATGGTGGTTTGTAGATTGTAGTCTACCCACAGGCCGCCCATTGTGTAGTGCACGGCGGGGTAAATGCGCATGGGCCGCTCGTAGGGGTTCTCGTCGGTAATCTTCTCGTACATCTCGAAGAGGTTACCATATTTCTGACTCACCGCCTCGGCGCTGGTGCGCTTGATTACATCGGCGAAGTCGAGGTATACGGCCAGGCCCGTCGAGCCTACCCCCTTCCCTTCGTCGCACATCTGCTTGGCATTGCGCGAGGCTACGTCGCGCGGCACGAGGTTGCCAAACGCCGGGTACTTGCGCTCCAAGAAATAGTCGCGGTCATCTTCCTGCACGTCCTGGGGCTTGACTTCGTCCTTGCGCACGCGCTCGGCCATTTCCTTGGTTTTGGGCACCCACACCCGGCCGTCGTTGCGCAGCGACTCCGACATCAGCGTCAGCTTCGACTGGTAGTCACCCGATACCGGGATGCAGGTAGGGTGAATCTGGGTGAAGCACGGATTAGCGAAGTATGCGCCCTTCTTGTGGGCGCGCCACGCCGCCGTGGCGTTGCAGTACATCGCGTTAGTACTCAGGTAAAACACGTTACCGTAGCCGCCGGTAGCCAGCACCACAGCGTGACCCGCGTGGGTCTGCACTTCGCCCGTGATGAGGTTGCGCGTCACGATGCCGCGAGCCTGGCCATCTACTACCACCACGTCGAGCAATTCCGAGCGGGTGTACATCTTCACTTTGCCGTAGGCAATCTGGCGGCTCAAAGCTGAGTAGGCTCCTAACAGCAACTGCTGCCCGGTCTGGCCGCGGGCGTAGAACGTGCGGCTTACCTGCGCGCCCCCGAAGGAACGGTTGGCCAACAGCCCGCCGTATTCACGGGCGAAAGGCACGCCCTGGGCCACGCACTGGTCGATAATGCTGACCGACACCTGGGCCAGGCGGTACACATTGGCTTCGCGCGAGCGGTAGTCGCCCCCCTTAATAGTATCGTAGAACAGCCGGAACACCGAGTCGCCGTCGTTCTGATAGTTCTTAGCCGCGTTGATGCCGCCCTGCGCCGCGATGGAGTGCGCCCGGCGCGGCGAGTCGTGGTAAGTAAAGGCTTTCACATTGTAGCCCAACTCAGCCAGCGAGGCCGCCGCCGCCGCGCCCGCCAGCCCGGTGCCCACCACAATCACGTCGTATTTCCGCTTGTTGGCGGGGTTCACGAGCTTGACGTTGAACTTATGCTTGTCCCATTTCTCAGCCAGGGGGCCTTCGGGCGCTTTGGAATTCAAAACCATAGTTGTTGCTGGGCTAATTAGTTGAGGTGCTACTTGAATGGCGATG
The genomic region above belongs to Hymenobacter psoromatis and contains:
- a CDS encoding fumarate reductase/succinate dehydrogenase flavoprotein subunit; translation: MVLNSKAPEGPLAEKWDKHKFNVKLVNPANKRKYDVIVVGTGLAGAAAAASLAELGYNVKAFTYHDSPRRAHSIAAQGGINAAKNYQNDGDSVFRLFYDTIKGGDYRSREANVYRLAQVSVSIIDQCVAQGVPFAREYGGLLANRSFGGAQVSRTFYARGQTGQQLLLGAYSALSRQIAYGKVKMYTRSELLDVVVVDGQARGIVTRNLITGEVQTHAGHAVVLATGGYGNVFYLSTNAMYCNATAAWRAHKKGAYFANPCFTQIHPTCIPVSGDYQSKLTLMSESLRNDGRVWVPKTKEMAERVRKDEVKPQDVQEDDRDYFLERKYPAFGNLVPRDVASRNAKQMCDEGKGVGSTGLAVYLDFADVIKRTSAEAVSQKYGNLFEMYEKITDENPYERPMRIYPAVHYTMGGLWVDYNLQTTIPGLYAAGECNFSDHGANRLGASALMQGLADGYFVIPYTIGDQLAATPPKPVTTDHPAFAEAKAGVQARVEQLLSIKGNRTPDEFHKKLGHLMWEYCGMARNAEGLRYAKAEIAKLRKEFWQDVKVVGTGEEMNQALEKASRVADFIELGELMVDDALDRNESCGGHFREEYATEEGEALRRDDEYAYVAAWEYMGENQPERLNKEELVFENVKLTQRSYK